The following proteins come from a genomic window of Triticum aestivum cultivar Chinese Spring chromosome 6A, IWGSC CS RefSeq v2.1, whole genome shotgun sequence:
- the LOC123132467 gene encoding uncharacterized protein, protein MAKSSRRRRAAKLMDRPSASTVGEVNPDDRISSLPNDILLNILDRLDVRNAARTSVLSRRWSQLPAMLPRLVISAPDLLPSETKTKKTNGKLVRRTKAAVAEALANAGLSNAELVQRTNAAVAKALADAAKVVANTAAAKATKSILARRDPGGCTIRLLSMTFYLKDDAPISVGHSVASAMATCKTEKAEFIVLTEKERLECDVYDVENYGTRFVSFFNECVNAFAGLTRLHLQNLRFAKSDFVSNILVTCKKLNYLGFLNCDTEDWITLQVEHAQLRELSIVNCRFDMVKLAWVPKLTCLAFESWVSFRKPPLSFGHVPLLEVLRLSNVALNWHKMVKLSTFLHETSVRDLRLGFKSEKVSQCLTRRQAYVFCQLRILNLLSIPEGYDLTWTMFFLEAAPSLKELILTVIDHPCEMEMDQKVRRQKSYSRNKGVQWESPTSNFKHHCLTKLTFFCFQSEEYMVSHVRRVMKAAVNLGDVYLYDRLTCIYCEGEEPLKPIVFPKTDKQMSSVEKRIRKGIESPAIIHFLAAAEISDDYRARVTEDC, encoded by the exons ATGGCGAAGTCTAGTCGCCGGCGACGGGCTGCCAAATTGATGGACAGGCCATCCGCTTCGACCGTGGGG GAAGTCAATCCAGATGATAGGATCAGCAGCTTGCCCAATGACATCCTGCTCAACATTCTCGACCGACTCGATGTCCGCAACGCTGCGAGAACCAGTGTCCTCTCGAGAAGGTGGAGTCAGCTTCCTGCAATGCTCCCACGGCTTGTAATCAGTGCTCCGGACCTCCTGCCCTCAGAAACTAAAACCAAAAAGACCAATGGTAAATTGGTTCGGAGGACCAAAGCAGCTGTGGCCGAAGCTTTGGCCAATGCAGGATTGTCCAATGCTGAATTGGTTCAGAGGACCAATGCAGCTGTGGCCAAAGCCTTGGCCGATGCAGCCAAAGTTGTGGCCAATACAGCTGCGGCCAAAGCGACAAAGAGCATACTGGCACGCAGGGATCCGGGTGGATGCACCATCCGCCTCTTGAGCATGACGTTCTACTTGAAAGACGATGCCCCCATATCAGTTGGGCATTCTGTTGCCAGTGCCATGGCAACATGCAAGACTGAAAAGGCCGAATTCATAGTTCTGACAGAGAAGGAACGCCTAGAGTGCGACGTTTATGACGTGGAAAACTATGGGACACGGTTTGTGTCGTTTTTTAATGAATGTGTCAATGCATTTGCTGGTCTCACCCGCCTCCACCTGCAGAATTTGAGATTCGCCAAATCAGACTTTGTTTCCAACATCCTTGTCACTTGCAAGAAATTAAATTATTTAGGTTTTCTCAATTGCGACACAGAGGATTGGATAACGCTCCAAGTTGAACATGCACAGCTCAGAGAGCTTAGTATTGTTAATTGCCGGTTTGACATGGTCAAACTCGCCTGGGTTCCGAAACTCACCTGCCTGGCGTTTGAGTCTTGGGTGTCTTTCAGAAAACCACCATTGTCATTtggccatgtcccattgcttgagGTTCTGCGCCTTTCAAATGTTGCTCTTAATTGGCACAAAATGGTCAAGTTAAGTACATTTCTTCACGAGACCTCTGTCCGAGACCTGAGGTTGGGGTTTAAATCTGAAAAGGTAAGTCAG TGTTTGACCAGAAGGCAGGCATATGTGTTCTGCCAACTAAGGATTCTCAATCTACTTAGCATTCCTGAAGGGTATGATCTCACCTGGACAATGTTCTTTTTGGAAGCGGCGCCATCCCTGAAGGAGCTCATATTGACG GTAATTGATCATCCATGTGAAATGGAAATGGACCAGAAGGTGAGGAGGCAGAAGTCCTATAGCAGGAACAAGGGTGTCCAGTGGGAATCACCTACATCAAATTTCAAGCACCATTGTCTCACCAAGCTAACCTTCTTCTGCTTCCAATCTGAAGAGTACATGGTGAGTCATGTCAGGCGTGTCATGAAAGCAGCGGTGAATCTAGGGGATGTGTACCTGTATGACAGGCTCACATGTATCTACTGCGAAGGCGAGGAGCCTCTAAAGCCGATAGTGTTTCCGAAGACAGATAAGCAGATGTCTTCAGTGGAGAAGCGAATCAGGAAGGGCATCGAGTCACCTGCCATAATCCACTTCCTGGCGGCTGCTGAAATAAGCGATGATTATCGTGCAAGGGTAACTGAAGACTGTTAG